In Pseudoalteromonas marina, a genomic segment contains:
- a CDS encoding VpsP family polysaccharide biosynthesis protein has protein sequence MSSTSKVFKYVNVLVLTLITLAICYTSLQSMRANAWYFNAKNTLQEITGNNIDIQQLNLADDAISLASSLDPAHPHYLQLMAHVKLLKLAVSTNQPDDIAASYQQIEQLLLKSVALRETWSETWIALAKVVSYQNGPTDRVYDYIQQAKLVGPYKIEVHLGAIEIALMNWQQLPPKYKALYVNELKLAAKHGHKFSRAFDIAKQVDALPILCLSLKFGAHFEPVRNSWMFKKQCK, from the coding sequence ATGAGTAGCACTAGCAAGGTGTTTAAATACGTTAATGTTTTAGTGTTGACACTTATTACACTGGCAATTTGTTATACCAGTTTACAAAGTATGCGCGCTAATGCGTGGTACTTTAATGCAAAAAATACCCTGCAGGAAATTACGGGTAATAATATTGATATACAGCAGCTTAACTTAGCCGACGACGCTATAAGTTTGGCAAGCTCGCTCGATCCAGCTCATCCTCATTATTTGCAGCTAATGGCGCATGTGAAATTGCTTAAGTTAGCGGTTAGTACAAACCAGCCAGATGATATAGCTGCAAGTTACCAACAAATAGAGCAATTATTATTAAAGTCGGTAGCTCTTCGTGAAACGTGGTCCGAAACCTGGATTGCGCTGGCAAAGGTAGTGAGTTACCAAAATGGCCCAACCGATCGGGTGTACGATTATATTCAACAAGCTAAGCTTGTTGGCCCGTATAAAATTGAAGTGCATTTAGGCGCTATAGAAATAGCGCTAATGAACTGGCAACAACTCCCTCCAAAATATAAAGCCTTGTATGTAAACGAGCTAAAACTTGCGGCTAAGCACGGGCATAAGTTTTCTCGTGCGTTCGATATTGCTAAGCAGGTAGATGCTTTACCTATTTTATGTTTGTCGCTTAAATTTGGCGCTCATTTTGAGCCTGTCAGAAACAGCTGGATGTTCAAAAAACAGTGTAAATAG
- a CDS encoding LysR substrate-binding domain-containing protein, whose translation MDLRHISFRLLEVFMNVVKTGSISETARRLHLTQPTVSLQIKRLQEAVAEPLMVMQHQKMHVTEAGLELYKTCQQVFGHFEDYQDFLTELNGGERGRCKIAMVNTAQYILPKLLGPYSNLHPHVELPLEIGNRAEVLNRFERGEDDIYVFSHPPSLEHAQAARFLHNPLEFIVPVNHPLAQVESVKLSDLMQYRFLLRENGSATRMLFESELQSRGLVLSDSVQMASNEAIRVAVSSGMGIAVLSRHVLAKDDASFKVLTVTDTHLASHWYFVMRTDRHISHAARNFLKFAQQHLEQYLDSQWVRNELDNLQLN comes from the coding sequence GTGGATTTACGACATATTTCATTTAGGTTGCTCGAAGTGTTTATGAACGTAGTAAAAACAGGCTCAATTAGCGAAACCGCGAGGCGTTTGCACTTAACTCAGCCTACTGTATCGCTGCAAATTAAACGCTTACAAGAAGCCGTAGCTGAGCCTTTAATGGTTATGCAGCATCAAAAAATGCACGTGACCGAAGCTGGACTTGAGCTTTATAAAACCTGTCAGCAAGTATTTGGACACTTTGAAGATTACCAAGACTTTTTAACAGAACTAAATGGTGGTGAGCGAGGTAGGTGTAAAATAGCCATGGTCAATACCGCACAATATATTTTGCCCAAATTATTAGGACCCTATAGTAATTTACACCCGCATGTTGAGCTTCCACTAGAAATTGGTAACCGTGCAGAAGTGCTAAACCGATTTGAGCGTGGTGAAGACGATATTTACGTATTCAGCCATCCTCCATCGCTTGAACATGCGCAAGCTGCACGTTTTTTACATAATCCGCTTGAGTTTATTGTGCCGGTTAATCATCCGCTTGCACAAGTAGAGTCAGTAAAGCTCAGCGACTTAATGCAATACCGGTTTTTATTACGTGAAAATGGCTCGGCAACGCGCATGTTATTTGAAAGCGAGCTACAAAGCCGTGGTTTAGTACTGAGTGATTCAGTACAAATGGCCAGCAACGAAGCAATTAGAGTTGCGGTATCTTCGGGTATGGGAATAGCCGTTTTATCTCGCCATGTACTCGCAAAAGACGATGCAAGCTTTAAGGTATTAACTGTTACCGATACTCATTTAGCTAGCCATTGGTATTTTGTTATGCGAACCGACAGGCATATATCGCATGCG
- a CDS encoding tyrosine-protein phosphatase, whose amino-acid sequence MIDIHSHILPGLDDGAKDLTESLALLTMAQADGITHMVATPHIHLGRFNNAASHIYDDLAKLKQAAHDANINIQLAVAAEVRLDVELMTLVMSKKLPFIGNVNGANYVLLELPHSHVPQGFDKFINWLAKQNIKTIIPHPERNRDIQAKPFYIERLKQLGCEFQLTASSIEGEWGEQAQTISVDMLKNGLVNYVASDAHSVKRRPPILSKAKRIVSDLIGAEQAEALFVTNPLTLTASLFNE is encoded by the coding sequence ATGATAGATATACATTCCCACATATTACCTGGGCTTGACGATGGCGCTAAAGACTTAACTGAGTCTTTAGCGCTTTTAACCATGGCGCAGGCCGATGGTATAACTCATATGGTAGCTACCCCGCATATTCATTTAGGCCGCTTTAATAATGCGGCTTCGCATATTTATGACGACCTAGCTAAATTAAAACAAGCCGCGCATGATGCAAATATTAATATTCAGCTAGCCGTAGCCGCAGAGGTTAGGTTAGATGTAGAGCTTATGACCTTGGTAATGAGCAAAAAGCTACCGTTTATTGGCAATGTAAATGGCGCTAATTATGTGTTACTTGAGCTACCGCATTCGCATGTGCCGCAAGGGTTTGATAAGTTTATTAATTGGCTGGCTAAACAAAATATTAAAACCATTATTCCGCACCCTGAGCGCAACCGCGATATTCAAGCTAAGCCATTTTATATTGAGCGCTTAAAGCAATTGGGTTGTGAATTTCAGTTAACGGCCTCTAGCATTGAAGGCGAGTGGGGCGAACAAGCACAAACTATTAGCGTTGATATGCTCAAAAATGGCTTGGTGAATTATGTTGCAAGCGATGCTCATTCGGTTAAGCGCAGGCCGCCTATTTTAAGTAAGGCAAAAAGAATTGTTAGCGATTTAATAGGAGCCGAGCAGGCTGAAGCGTTGTTTGTAACTAACCCGCTTACTTTAACGGCGTCTTTATTTAATGAGTAG
- a CDS encoding sodium-dependent bicarbonate transport family permease has product MPDIVVMFFILGLVAGILRSDLTIPKATYETLSLLLMLTIGLKGGMVLHGNLSWQLLPEMGTVMLLGALIPLMLYPILKYVIKLSVANSASIAAHYGSVSAGTFAVALAYAESANLAVGAEVTLYLVMLELPAIIVGLLLYRKLDKDPSQTSTLSLKALWHETLTNKSVILLVGGVIIGMMYGTSQGSQVTSLLTSSFKVVLALFLLEMGLVAAQTLRPFPWQHWKLATFAIITPLCLGTVGVGVGTLLGLELGSVVILGSLVASASYIAAPAAIKAAIPKADIGLAMLSSLGVTFPFNVIVGIGLYHQLAVAIQ; this is encoded by the coding sequence GTGCCTGATATAGTTGTTATGTTTTTTATTTTAGGATTAGTAGCGGGAATATTACGCTCTGATTTAACCATTCCTAAAGCAACCTACGAAACACTAAGCTTATTACTCATGCTAACTATTGGTTTAAAAGGCGGCATGGTACTTCACGGCAATTTAAGCTGGCAACTGTTACCAGAAATGGGCACAGTGATGCTCCTAGGTGCACTTATTCCGCTAATGCTATACCCCATTTTAAAATACGTTATTAAATTATCAGTGGCTAACAGCGCAAGTATTGCAGCGCATTATGGTTCGGTGAGTGCAGGTACGTTCGCGGTTGCGTTAGCGTATGCCGAATCTGCAAATTTAGCCGTTGGCGCTGAAGTAACGCTCTATTTAGTTATGCTAGAGCTTCCCGCTATTATTGTTGGCTTATTACTTTATCGTAAGCTCGATAAAGACCCAAGCCAAACAAGTACTCTCTCATTAAAAGCACTTTGGCACGAAACCCTCACCAACAAAAGTGTAATTTTATTAGTGGGTGGTGTAATTATTGGCATGATGTACGGCACATCGCAAGGCAGCCAGGTTACCAGCTTATTAACAAGCAGTTTTAAAGTAGTCCTCGCTTTATTTTTACTAGAAATGGGATTAGTAGCTGCACAAACACTTCGCCCTTTCCCATGGCAACATTGGAAATTAGCGACTTTTGCTATTATTACCCCACTATGTTTGGGCACAGTAGGCGTGGGCGTAGGTACTTTATTAGGATTAGAACTTGGTTCAGTGGTTATACTCGGTAGCTTAGTAGCCAGTGCCTCTTACATTGCAGCACCTGCAGCAATCAAAGCCGCTATTCCTAAAGCCGATATAGGCCTTGCAATGCTTAGCTCGCTAGGTGTTACTTTTCCGTTCAATGTAATTGTAGGTATTGGACTTTACCACCAGCTTGCTGTAGCTATTCAATAA
- a CDS encoding M23 family metallopeptidase: MKPIKILLLSLVVIILTIVLALFVLPEKITNPVLGATPKDWNHATFWYEPWGKSGVHKGIDIFGKKNTHVVAPVNGIVVFSGELKRGGKVVAILGPKWRVHYVAHLNSYSVSEGDIVKLNENIGLLGNTGNAAGKPPHVHYSIVSLFPLPWLATSESQGWKRMFYINPHTKLISR; encoded by the coding sequence TTGAAGCCCATAAAAATATTACTACTTAGCTTAGTCGTTATTATATTAACCATAGTACTAGCCCTGTTCGTTTTGCCTGAAAAAATCACTAATCCCGTATTAGGGGCAACACCCAAAGACTGGAATCATGCTACTTTTTGGTATGAGCCATGGGGGAAGTCGGGTGTTCATAAAGGCATTGATATATTTGGTAAAAAAAATACGCATGTTGTTGCACCGGTTAATGGGATTGTTGTGTTTAGCGGTGAGCTTAAAAGAGGCGGTAAGGTAGTTGCTATACTCGGGCCTAAATGGCGGGTGCACTATGTAGCGCATTTAAATAGTTACAGTGTAAGTGAAGGCGACATTGTGAAGTTAAATGAAAATATAGGCTTATTGGGTAACACAGGAAATGCAGCGGGTAAGCCACCTCATGTTCATTATTCAATTGTGTCTTTATTTCCACTACCTTGGCTTGCAACAAGTGAAAGCCAAGGTTGGAAAAGAATGTTTTATATTAACCCACATACAAAACTGATTAGCCGGTAA
- the sbcB gene encoding exodeoxyribonuclease I produces MAYQEQNQATVYWHDYETWGASPQKDKPSQFAGIRTDLDLNIIGEPLIEYCKPQADYLPHPEACLITGITPQVAMKKGLVEAEFIAKIHAEFSMPNTCVAGYNSIRFDDEVSRYSFYRNFYDPYEREYKNNNSRWDIIDLVRACYALRPEGIEWPLKEDGSPSFKLEHLTVANGIEHAAAHDALSDVTATIALAKLIKEKQPKLYNFFFGLRNKKALGDLVDVFNMTPLVHTSSRIPATQGCTTWVAPMSFHPVNKNAVICFDLTQSPQVLLDLNVEELRKRLYTKRVDLAEGDLPVGLKLVHLNKCPILAPAKTLLPENAARLGIDREQCLANLAILKANTELRDKVTEVFNKQGDYSATTNVDYLLYDGFTSHADKAKFAIIRDAKADELAGLNLDFEDKKFNTLLFRYRARNWPETLNQQELDQWRQYCQNKLMHGEDQPSISAQDFMITLENLAHEHDDSEKNLTILKALYNYAQSM; encoded by the coding sequence ATGGCATATCAAGAGCAAAATCAAGCAACAGTCTATTGGCACGATTATGAAACTTGGGGGGCGAGCCCTCAAAAAGATAAGCCGAGCCAATTTGCAGGTATTCGTACCGATCTTGATTTAAACATTATTGGCGAGCCGCTTATTGAATATTGTAAGCCGCAAGCGGATTACTTACCCCACCCTGAGGCATGTTTAATCACCGGTATTACGCCACAAGTGGCGATGAAAAAAGGCTTGGTTGAGGCTGAGTTTATAGCAAAAATTCATGCTGAATTTAGTATGCCAAACACCTGTGTGGCAGGTTATAACAGTATTCGCTTTGATGACGAAGTAAGCCGTTATAGTTTTTATCGTAACTTTTACGACCCGTACGAGCGTGAATATAAAAACAATAATAGCCGCTGGGATATTATTGATTTAGTACGCGCTTGCTATGCGCTTCGCCCTGAAGGTATTGAATGGCCGTTAAAAGAAGACGGTAGCCCAAGCTTTAAGTTAGAACATTTAACAGTAGCCAACGGTATTGAACACGCTGCTGCGCACGATGCGCTAAGCGATGTGACCGCCACTATTGCATTGGCTAAGCTAATAAAAGAAAAACAGCCAAAGCTTTATAACTTCTTTTTTGGGCTCCGTAATAAAAAAGCGCTGGGTGATTTAGTTGATGTATTTAACATGACGCCGCTGGTGCATACATCATCGCGTATTCCTGCAACGCAGGGGTGTACAACGTGGGTGGCGCCTATGAGCTTTCATCCAGTAAATAAAAACGCGGTTATTTGTTTTGATTTAACCCAAAGCCCGCAAGTTTTACTTGATTTAAATGTAGAAGAATTACGTAAACGTTTATACACCAAACGCGTTGATTTAGCCGAGGGCGATTTACCTGTTGGTTTAAAGTTAGTGCATTTAAACAAGTGCCCTATTTTAGCGCCTGCAAAAACATTATTGCCTGAAAACGCAGCCCGTTTAGGAATTGACCGCGAGCAGTGCCTGGCTAATTTAGCTATTTTAAAAGCCAATACCGAGCTTCGCGATAAGGTCACTGAAGTGTTTAACAAGCAAGGCGATTACAGCGCGACCACTAACGTTGATTACTTACTTTACGATGGCTTTACAAGCCACGCCGATAAAGCTAAATTTGCGATTATTCGCGATGCTAAAGCAGACGAGCTAGCGGGCTTAAATTTAGATTTTGAAGATAAAAAGTTTAATACATTACTGTTTAGATACCGTGCACGCAATTGGCCAGAAACACTCAACCAGCAAGAACTTGATCAATGGCGCCAGTATTGTCAAAACAAGTTAATGCACGGGGAAGATCAACCCTCAATTAGCGCACAAGATTTTATGATCACCCTTGAAAACTTGGCACATGAGCACGACGACAGCGAAAAAAACCTCACCATCTTAAAGGCGCTTTATAACTACGCGCAGAGCATGTAA
- a CDS encoding alpha/beta fold hydrolase has protein sequence MRILFTAIIFYSLFTPHGVIASTAKVQVNGFDVEYELAGDGKHTILLEAGGSAGLSDWEPVFESLTKHAKVIRYSRIGNGGSAQIKKNYSSEEYAAEVVQLLKVLKVEEPVVYVAHSYGAYIARVFAATYPNSIKALMLIEPASEHDVDIMRAIDLPRAEKEIAAIKLDDMKNGMSNQYLDFWAKRPLPDYPQIADIPVTVIASVKKYKKPPVLFFTDQAREMWGDLHSKWANAFPQGEIVITNKSYHYPQNDEPKMVVTQIVKLLERTQ, from the coding sequence ATGAGAATACTCTTTACCGCAATCATTTTTTATTCGCTTTTCACTCCACACGGTGTAATAGCCAGTACGGCTAAGGTTCAAGTAAATGGTTTTGACGTTGAATACGAATTAGCAGGTGATGGTAAACATACCATTTTACTTGAAGCGGGTGGCTCTGCTGGTTTAAGTGATTGGGAACCTGTTTTTGAATCACTTACCAAGCACGCGAAAGTTATACGGTATTCTCGTATTGGTAATGGCGGCTCTGCACAAATAAAGAAAAACTATAGCTCAGAAGAATACGCTGCTGAGGTTGTGCAATTGCTAAAAGTACTTAAAGTAGAAGAGCCTGTTGTATACGTTGCCCATTCTTATGGTGCTTATATTGCGCGTGTATTTGCTGCAACATACCCTAACAGTATTAAAGCGTTGATGTTAATTGAGCCTGCATCAGAGCATGATGTAGATATTATGCGTGCGATTGATTTACCACGTGCAGAAAAAGAAATTGCTGCAATAAAGCTCGATGATATGAAAAATGGTATGTCGAATCAGTATTTAGATTTTTGGGCAAAACGCCCACTACCTGATTACCCTCAAATTGCTGATATACCCGTGACTGTGATCGCCTCCGTTAAAAAGTATAAAAAGCCACCTGTATTATTTTTTACCGACCAAGCGCGTGAAATGTGGGGTGACTTACATTCAAAGTGGGCTAATGCATTTCCACAAGGTGAAATAGTAATAACAAATAAAAGCTATCACTATCCGCAAAATGATGAGCCAAAAATGGTTGTAACCCAAATAGTTAAGTTACTTGAACGCACTCAATAA